The sequence below is a genomic window from bacterium.
CTCCCATAATAGATTTAATAATTGTTTCTATTATTTCAATAAAATTTTTTGCCTTGTTGCACCAGGGACTAACTTCTTCAAGATTAAACTTAACAAAATCTCCATAATCTCCCTCCTGTCGATTATGAAACAAATTGTCATAAAATTTACCATGTTCTATTTTAACAATACCAGTCTTTACAAAGTGCTGGTGAAATAATGAACGCACGCCACTATGTTTGGATGAAGAAAGATCTTTAGTCAACAATAAAGCAGAAACAGCATAGAAGCAGGCATAATAAAGACGATTGACAAAGGTATTGCTAT
It includes:
- a CDS encoding HEPN domain-containing protein, coding for MKTLIFYRLERAYEALEEANILLEKGHSNTFVNRLYYACFYAVSALLLTKDLSSSKHSGVRSLFHQHFVKTGIVKIEHGKFYDNLFHNRQEGDYGDFVKFNLEEVSPWCNKAKNFIEIIETIIKSIMGVGNFK